Proteins from a single region of Campylobacter lari:
- the rmuC gene encoding DNA recombination protein RmuC produces the protein MENILIAFLAVVILAFVWVVFKSQKEKVKLEFLNQNNMTLQNQLSNLEFEKTALMEKNSKLLDEKISYLSKNEALEAKLAQKEQTQQELLNMHLKERANLKEEYTQTLIKLEEKYKQSLAGLKQELEQNFQKQNASILNQNKLMLNEDTKKILEEIFLPVKKSVKEYSEKLSQNEVSIKTQIDHMFKFSQNMGENADKLAKILKGDKKIRGNFAELQLKSVLENSGLVEGVQYKLQERFQDEGKTYIPDAVVFLDKQKSIVIDAKFSLPSDFAFEDISKNTCLDLAYNLKSRIDELAKKPYMQYDKHTYEFVLLFIPYQNILDLILNVDLEIYQYAYKKKVYLTTPNTLFMALNTINISWKNIQSNENILKAFDELGKFHDKFAGVLDDFEKIKENVKRLNTNVDNMQTKLTHGSGNIASRVIKLKELGAKTQKFIKCEMSDESSI, from the coding sequence ATGGAAAATATCTTAATAGCTTTTTTGGCTGTTGTAATTTTAGCTTTTGTATGGGTGGTATTTAAAAGTCAGAAAGAAAAAGTAAAGTTAGAATTTTTAAATCAAAACAATATGACTTTGCAAAATCAACTTTCTAATTTAGAGTTTGAAAAAACTGCACTTATGGAAAAAAATTCCAAACTTTTAGATGAAAAAATATCGTATTTATCTAAAAATGAAGCTTTAGAGGCAAAATTAGCACAAAAAGAACAAACTCAACAAGAACTTTTAAATATGCATTTAAAAGAGCGTGCAAATTTAAAAGAAGAATACACTCAAACCTTAATAAAATTAGAAGAAAAATATAAACAAAGTTTGGCGGGATTAAAACAAGAGCTAGAGCAAAATTTTCAAAAACAAAATGCTAGTATTTTAAATCAAAACAAACTTATGCTCAATGAAGATACAAAAAAAATCTTAGAAGAAATTTTCTTGCCTGTGAAAAAAAGTGTTAAAGAATATAGTGAAAAACTCAGTCAAAATGAAGTTAGCATTAAAACACAAATTGATCATATGTTTAAATTTAGTCAAAATATGGGAGAAAATGCAGATAAGCTAGCTAAAATTTTAAAAGGAGATAAAAAAATTCGTGGTAATTTTGCAGAATTGCAACTAAAATCAGTTTTAGAAAATAGCGGTTTAGTAGAGGGTGTGCAGTATAAATTGCAAGAGAGATTTCAAGATGAGGGTAAAACTTACATTCCTGATGCGGTTGTGTTTTTAGATAAACAAAAAAGTATAGTTATAGATGCAAAATTTTCTCTACCAAGTGATTTTGCTTTTGAAGATATTAGTAAAAATACCTGTCTTGATTTAGCTTATAATCTAAAATCAAGAATTGATGAGTTAGCTAAAAAGCCTTATATGCAGTATGATAAACACACTTATGAGTTTGTTTTGCTTTTTATACCTTATCAAAATATTCTAGATTTGATTTTAAATGTAGATCTTGAAATTTATCAATACGCTTATAAAAAAAAGGTTTATTTAACTACACCAAACACTCTTTTTATGGCATTAAATACTATAAATATTTCATGGAAAAATATACAAAGTAATGAAAATATCTTAAAAGCTTTTGATGAACTGGGTAAATTTCATGATAAATTTGCAGGCGTTTTGGATGATTTTGAAAAAATCAAAGAAAATGTTAAAAGATTAAACACAAATGTAGATAATATGCAAACAAAGCTTACCCATGGAAGTGGAAATATCGCTTCAAGAGTGATAAAGCTTAAAGAGCTAGGCGCTAAAACTCAAAAATTTATAAAATGTGAGATGAGCGATGAAAGCAGTATTTAA
- a CDS encoding NAD(P)H-hydrate dehydratase, which translates to MKAVFKDNISYEKKLIEKGLDELLMMENAGIELANFIKKKSKNIKNAKILFLLGTGGNGADGLVAIRHLKKAFAFVMPYKKNTMFIKQEQILKNIGFKFFKKEPKFKDFDIIVDCVFGSGLNKALDENLQRIFKKIAKSKALKIACDVPSGLGQELCFKADYTLCMGVIKEILLEDFAKEFAGKIKIANLGLKPYMQNTSSFLLEKKDLKLITKKINSNKGDFGHIYIFANKSAGTLAGLGALEFGAGLVSLVAKESFSPLIMLKDDIESKINAAAIGMGLDDLSILKDERLKNIPLVLDANCFQSENLLSYLAREDVVLTPHPKEFCMLLKLCFNEDISVEEIQNKRFFYARKFSSKFQCVLVLKGANSIIAQKEKFFIVNCGNEALAKGGSGDVLSGMIAALLGAKFNALEAAKNAALAHALVAKNYKKNKISFDALKLIKGLKCL; encoded by the coding sequence ATGAAAGCAGTATTTAAAGATAATATTTCTTATGAAAAAAAGCTTATTGAAAAAGGTTTAGATGAGCTTTTGATGATGGAAAATGCAGGCATAGAGCTTGCAAATTTCATTAAGAAAAAAAGTAAAAACATAAAAAATGCCAAAATTTTATTTTTGCTCGGTACTGGTGGAAATGGAGCTGATGGACTTGTGGCTATAAGGCATTTAAAAAAAGCTTTTGCTTTTGTTATGCCATATAAAAAAAATACAATGTTTATCAAGCAAGAGCAAATTTTAAAAAATATAGGTTTTAAATTTTTTAAAAAAGAACCTAAATTTAAAGATTTTGACATCATTGTTGATTGTGTTTTTGGGAGTGGTTTAAATAAAGCTTTAGATGAAAATTTGCAAAGAATTTTTAAAAAAATTGCTAAAAGTAAGGCTTTAAAAATAGCTTGTGATGTTCCTAGCGGGCTTGGACAAGAGCTATGTTTTAAGGCTGATTACACTCTTTGCATGGGAGTGATTAAAGAAATTTTATTAGAAGATTTTGCAAAAGAATTTGCAGGTAAAATTAAAATTGCAAATTTGGGTTTAAAACCTTATATGCAAAATACTTCAAGTTTTTTACTAGAAAAAAAAGATTTAAAACTTATTACAAAAAAGATTAACTCAAATAAAGGCGATTTTGGCCATATTTATATTTTTGCAAATAAAAGTGCAGGTACTCTAGCTGGACTCGGTGCTTTAGAATTTGGAGCAGGACTTGTATCTTTAGTGGCTAAAGAAAGTTTTTCACCTTTGATTATGCTAAAAGATGATATTGAAAGCAAAATAAATGCGGCTGCTATAGGTATGGGACTTGATGATTTAAGTATTTTAAAAGATGAAAGATTAAAAAACATTCCTTTAGTCTTAGACGCAAATTGCTTTCAAAGTGAAAATTTACTTTCATATCTTGCTAGAGAAGATGTTGTTTTAACCCCTCATCCTAAAGAATTTTGTATGCTTTTAAAACTTTGTTTTAATGAGGATATAAGCGTAGAAGAAATTCAAAACAAACGCTTTTTTTATGCAAGAAAGTTTAGTTCTAAATTTCAATGTGTTTTGGTATTAAAAGGGGCCAATTCTATCATCGCTCAAAAAGAAAAATTTTTTATAGTAAATTGTGGCAATGAAGCTTTAGCAAAAGGTGGAAGTGGGGATGTGTTAAGTGGTATGATAGCAGCTTTGCTTGGAGCTAAATTTAATGCTTTAGAGGCTGCTAAAAATGCAGCATTAGCTCATGCTTTAGTAGCTAAAAATTATAAGAAAAACAAAATTAGTTTTGATGCTTTAAAATTGATAAAGGGGTTAAAATGCTTATAA
- the purN gene encoding phosphoribosylglycinamide formyltransferase produces MLIKLAILFSGNGSNLENILEKLHKKTFGKNTFEVVLCVCNKKEAYGIQRALKYNLNTQIIEHKKFTSREEFDAELVKIIKESQADLTILAGFMRILSPIFTQNIKAINLHPSLLPLFKGAHAIKESYESDMKVAGVSVHWVNEELDGGKIIAQKAFEKAKLSFEEFEDKIHKLEYEILPATIVEIFEND; encoded by the coding sequence ATGCTTATAAAATTAGCAATTTTATTTAGTGGCAATGGAAGTAATTTGGAAAATATTTTAGAAAAATTACATAAAAAAACTTTTGGTAAAAATACCTTTGAAGTGGTTTTATGTGTGTGCAATAAAAAAGAAGCTTATGGTATACAAAGAGCTTTAAAATATAACCTTAATACTCAAATCATAGAGCATAAAAAATTTACTTCAAGAGAAGAATTTGACGCAGAGTTAGTAAAAATTATAAAAGAAAGTCAAGCAGATCTGACCATCTTAGCAGGATTTATGCGAATTTTAAGTCCTATTTTCACTCAAAATATAAAAGCTATTAATCTTCATCCTTCTTTGCTTCCTTTATTTAAAGGTGCTCATGCTATCAAAGAAAGTTATGAGAGCGATATGAAAGTTGCGGGTGTTAGCGTGCATTGGGTTAATGAAGAGCTTGATGGTGGTAAAATCATTGCTCAAAAGGCGTTTGAAAAAGCTAAACTAAGCTTTGAAGAATTTGAAGATAAAATTCATAAATTAGAGTATGAAATTTTACCTGCAACTATTGTTGAAATTTTTGAAAATGATTAA
- a CDS encoding NYN domain-containing protein: protein MENKSIAIFIDAENIPSKYAKSIFGIASDYGEIVIKRIYGDWTQKNIQNWKEQIAQYSIIAMQQFNFLANKNSSDMYLITDIMSVFYEKDIDIFVIVSSDSDYTSLIQKLKENKKQVIGMGLKQAVKSYVNSFSEFFYLDQDKSKTKVIIEKEYIKDLINIAEALIEEKGRAEYAQIRTNMNRKHANFIPQNFGFKNFKALMKELLPKMKQFKEANEKNIYFLEKAKA, encoded by the coding sequence ATGGAAAATAAAAGCATAGCAATTTTTATAGATGCGGAAAATATTCCTTCAAAATACGCAAAATCGATTTTTGGTATTGCTTCTGATTATGGAGAAATTGTTATAAAGCGAATTTATGGAGATTGGACTCAAAAAAATATACAAAATTGGAAAGAACAAATCGCACAATATTCTATCATTGCTATGCAACAATTTAATTTTTTAGCTAATAAAAATTCAAGTGATATGTATTTAATTACTGATATTATGAGTGTTTTTTATGAAAAAGATATTGATATTTTTGTTATTGTATCAAGCGATAGTGATTATACTAGTTTGATACAGAAGCTAAAAGAAAATAAAAAACAAGTTATAGGCATGGGTTTAAAGCAAGCTGTAAAATCTTATGTGAATTCCTTTAGTGAATTCTTTTATTTAGATCAAGATAAATCAAAAACAAAAGTCATAATTGAAAAAGAATATATCAAAGATTTAATCAATATCGCAGAGGCTTTGATAGAAGAAAAAGGTCGCGCAGAATATGCTCAAATTCGTACCAATATGAACAGAAAACATGCAAATTTTATTCCACAAAATTTCGGCTTTAAAAATTTCAAAGCTTTGATGAAAGAACTTTTACCAAAGATGAAACAATTTAAAGAAGCAAATGAGAAAAATATTTATTTCCTTGAAAAAGCAAAGGCTTAA
- a CDS encoding TerC family protein, which yields MFEWIFSVDAWVVLLTLTALEIVLGIDNIIFLAILVSKLPPEHRDKGRVLGLAFAMITRILLLLSLFWVMKLVTPLFSILGNEISGRDLVLLLGGLFLIVKSIKEIKESITHQEESQSNIKISNKLWIVVAEIAVIDIVFSLDSVITAVGIAQDIEIMIIAVIIAVLVMLFASKPIADFVEKYPSIKILALAFLIMIGFVLVCESFDIHIDKAYIYVAMAFSLVVEILNIISQKKQTNNS from the coding sequence ATGTTTGAGTGGATTTTTAGTGTAGATGCTTGGGTGGTATTGCTTACTCTTACAGCTTTAGAGATTGTGCTAGGGATTGATAATATCATTTTCTTGGCTATTTTGGTTTCTAAATTACCACCAGAGCATAGAGATAAGGGTAGAGTTTTAGGCCTTGCTTTTGCGATGATTACTAGAATTTTATTGTTATTGTCTTTGTTTTGGGTTATGAAGCTTGTCACACCTTTATTTAGTATATTAGGGAATGAAATTTCAGGTAGGGATTTGGTGCTTTTGCTTGGAGGATTGTTTTTGATAGTTAAATCTATCAAAGAAATCAAAGAAAGTATAACACATCAAGAGGAAAGTCAAAGTAATATAAAAATCAGCAATAAACTTTGGATTGTAGTTGCTGAAATAGCTGTGATAGATATAGTATTTTCTCTAGATAGTGTTATTACTGCTGTGGGTATTGCTCAAGATATAGAGATTATGATTATTGCTGTTATTATTGCAGTATTAGTAATGCTTTTTGCTTCTAAACCAATTGCAGATTTTGTAGAAAAATATCCAAGCATTAAAATTTTAGCTTTGGCATTTTTAATAATGATAGGTTTTGTTTTAGTATGTGAAAGTTTTGATATTCATATAGATAAGGCCTATATTTATGTAGCTATGGCCTTTTCTTTGGTAGTTGAAATTTTAAACATCATTTCACAAAAAAAGCAAACAAATAATTCTTAA